The DNA region GACAGCAGTCCGGGCCGATCTTCCGTAGCCGGTCGAGGAATTCCTCGTCCCGGGGCCGGGGGGCTTGAGCACTTCGATGCCCGCCTCCTCCGCACGCTGCGCCACGGGGCTGGGGACCAGGCGGCGCCCGCGCCCGGCACGTGCGTCGGGCCGTGTCACCACGGCCGCCACCTCGTGCCGCTCCGAGGCGATCAGTGCGTCGAGGGCGGGCACGGCCACCTCGGGAGTGCCGGCGAAGACGAGCCTCATCGGTGGTGAACACCTCTCACTGAACGTGCTGTCCACGGAGCGCACCCCGCGGTCGCTTACGACGACGCGCAAGTCTACGGGCCTCACATTCCGTCATATTGCGCCGCCTGAGGGGGCGTACGGACTGCCGCGCACCCCTGCCGTCCCAACCACGTCATCTACGGGCGTGACCCGGGCCGCAGTTGCCGCGTTGGTCAAGTCATATTGACCCGAAACGAGCCGTTTCCGCGGCTCCTGTTCCCTGCAAGACGGTTCGAGAGGCTTGTTCATGGCCGACCACGCAACCCACGACGCACAGGCGAGGGCCAGCCTGCACCTGCTGGTACGGGACATCGAGCGGGTCCGCCGGCAGGTGGACGCGCTGCGCACCCTCACCGCCCAACTCGGCAATGTCTACCGCCCGCGACGGTCCGCACCGTCCGCGGGTTTCGTCGTCTACGGACGGGCTCCCGCCCCGACGGTGCGCCTCGCGCAGGAGCTGCGGGATAGCGTGGAGACGCTGGTGACCGCCGCGGTGGACTTCGACAGGTCGCTGGGATTCTCCTGGGACGCGGTGGGGTCCGCGCTCGGCGTCACCAAGCAGGCGGTGCACCGCCGTTACGGATCGCGCCGCAACAACTCGCGTGAACTGACCGACGGCAGCGGGCAGTCGGGCGAGACACCGGCCTCCCCGGCCGCGCTTCCCACGCCGGCCGGGCGGACGCCGGGCCCGTCGTCCGGCGCTCCGGGTTCCGCGTCGCCGGACGGCGGCGCTCAACTTCCCGCGCCCGCCGCCTCGTCGCCCAACTCGGCGCCCAGGACCGCCGGTTCGCCCGGGGGCGCGCTGCCCGCTGCGCGGCCGGTGCCCGGTCAGCCGGGCCGCGACCGCGGCCACAGGCCGGGGGCCCTGCCCGGCCCCCGCAACGGCTGACTCCTCCACGGCCGTTGCTCCACCGCCCGGTGTGCGCTGTCCGCGCCGCCGGGCGGTGCCATGTCCAAGTGACCCGCGCCGACGTCCACTTGCGTGCGCCCATGCCCGACTGTGCCGCGGCGCAGCGGACTTCGGACGCGCTGCGTAAGAGATCCGTACGAGCGGGCACCCGCCGCGAACCGGCATCGACGGGAGCCTGACGTCAGCCGATGTCCGGGGGATCCACCCGGATCTGCACCGGCGCCTCCCGCCGCGTGAGCCGTGCGACGTGCGCCGTCTTCAGCGCCGACGCCAGCGCCGCTCCCGAGCCCTGCGGCACCCGCACCAGCGCACGCACCCACTGCTCCCCCACCGGCGGATCGCCCGTGCGGCGCGGCCGTCCGGGCTCCATCACGGGAAGCGGCACCGGGCCCAACACCTCGGCGTCGTCGGGCAGTCGGGCCTGCGCGAGCAGCCCGGCCACGGCCTCTTCCGATCCGCTGACGGCCGCCATCCTCGCCACCGGCGGGAAGCCCAGCTCCGCACGGTCCGCCAGCTCCCGTACCGCGAAGCCTGCCGGGTCCCAGCGCACCAGCGCCTGTACGGGCCGCAGCGTGGGCTCGGCGACGATCAGCACCGTGCCCCCCGCGTCCGTCGGCACCTCGGCTTCCCCGGGCGCGGAACCATCGCCGCTGCGCTCGCCGTGAGCGGCTCCGTCGCCACCTTCGGCCTCGGGCTCCGGCTCCGGTCCGGGCTCCGGCTCGGGGGCCGACCCGCCCAGTTCCGCGCCCCCCGCAGGCCGTACCAGCGCCGCCGCCGAGAGCCACCGCCGCAGCGCCTCCTCACCGGCGCGCAGATCGGGGCGCCCCAGCAGCGCCCAGCCGTCCAGCAGCAGCGCCGCCGCATAGCCGGGCCCCTCCGCCACGGGCTCCGCGCCCGGCGTGGAGACGACGATCGCCGGAGTGCCCGGCACGCTGTCCAGCACCTGCTCCCGTCCCGACGTACGCACCGGCACCGAAGGGAAGGCCCGCCCCAACTCCTCGGCCGTACGCCGCGCTCCGAAGACCCTGCCGCGCAGCCTGGTGCCGCCGCACTGCCCGCAGTGCCAGCCCGGAACGTCGCGGGCGCACCAGCCGCAGCGCAGCGTGCCGCCCTCCTCCAGCGCCTCCAGCGGCCCCGAGCAGTGCGGACACCTGGCAGGCGCACGGCACTGCTCACACGCCAGCCTCGGTACGTAGCCCCTACGCGGCACCTGCACCAGCACGGGCCCGTGCCGCAGGGCGTCCCGCGCCGTGGACCAGGCGAGGCTGGGCAGCCGCGCCGTGCGGGCCGCCGCGTCCCGTGCCTCGTCCAGTTCGCCGACCGTACGGATACGGGGCGCCGTCCTGCGCAGCGTCTCCCGCCCCGCCTCCAGCGGCCGCGCCCAGCCCGAGTCGACGAGCTGCGCGCCCTCGACGGTGCAGCCGTGCCCGCCGAGCAGGAAGCCCGCCCGCTCGGTGACGGCCCGCTGGAGCAGCACCTCCCGTGCGTGCGGCTGCGGGGCGTGGTCGTCGCTGAGGGCGGCGTCCCCGTCGTCCCACAGCACGGCCAGACCGAGATCGCGTACGGGCGCGAACATCGCCGCCCTCGTACCCACCACGGCACGCACCGAGCCGCGCTTCACCGCAAGCCAGCGTGCGTAGCGCTCCTCGGGGCCCGACTCGGCGGTCAGCAGCACATGGTGTCCCTCGCCCAGCAGCGAGGTGAGCGCGGCGTCTACGCGCTGCGCCGCGCGCCCGTCGGGCAGCACCGCCAGCGCCCCCCTTCCCGAGGCGAGCGCGGCGGCCAGCGCACGGGCCGACTCCTCCGGCCAGTGCGGTCCGGGCAGCGCAGTCCACACGGCACGCGGGGTGGCACCGCCGGCCAGGGCGTCCAGATAACCGGGCCCCTCCGGATAGCGCTCCCAGGTCCCCGGCTCGGGCGGCCCCGGCGCCGGACGGGGTTCCGGGGAGGGACGCTTCTCGGCACGAGCCATCCGCGGCGGCACCGCGAGCTGCACCACGTCCGCGAGCGAACCGGCGTACCGGTCGGCGACCGCTCTGCACAGCCTGATCAGCTCGGGCGTGAGAACCCGCTCCGGCGAGAGCACCTGCGCGATGGGCGCCAGCGCACCGGGATAGTCGCTCTGCGCGACCCGCTCCACGATGAAACCGTTGATCAGACGCCCGCCCTCGCGCCGCCCCTCCTTCTCCCCCGCCCCGAAGCGCACCCTCACCCGCACCCCGGGCTGGGCCTCCTCGTCCATCGCGGCGGGCACCGCATAGTCGAAGTAGCGGTCGAGGTGGACCAGCCCCTTGTCCACCAGCACCCGCGCCACGGGCAGCTCCCCGGCGAGCGCCGCCCCGCGCCACGTCCTCGGCTTCGCCTTCGGCGGCTTGCGCTTCCGTACGGTCTCCCGCAGCAGAGCAAGCTGCTCCGGCGCCTCCCCGGAGATCTCCCGCTGCCCGTCGTCGCTGCTCACAGCGTTCAGTCATAGCAGACGACGCCGACAGCGAGGCGCGCCGCCGGGCTGTCCGAATGCCGTCCGTCCCGTCTCGACAACGCCTGGCCCGTTGCTCTTGTCTTCGTACGGGAAACGGGAAACACCCCATTCGTCTTGTTCGCCCGGGACGCCTTCGACACGCTGGCTCATCGTGACGCCGGACCCTGGGCGGACGGTCACGGAGGAACACGTGCCTGAGCAACAACTCCCATTCGGACCGGCACTGCGTCGCATGCGCCTCGAAGCCGGGCTGTCGCTCGGCCAGTTGTCGCAGCACGTCCACTACAGCAAGGCACAACTCAGCAAGGTCGAACGCGGGTTGAAGACCCCGAGCGCCGAACTCGCCCGGTTGTGCGACGCCAGGCTCCGGGCGGGCGGGGAGCTGCTGTCGCTCTTACCGGAGCAGCCGCCGGCGAAACTGCCGGCCGCCGACGAGGAACGGGGGAAGGAGGAGGTGTGGCTGATGCATCTGTCAGCAGACGGGCCGAGCTGGTTCCAGCCGATGGGCCGACGGCAGGTGATGGCTGCTGGAGCTGCCGGGGCGGCAGCGGCCGTCGGGCTGGGCACGAGCGCGGCGGCGGCCGGCCCCGCCACGGAGACCGGAGGCGCGACCCTGCTGGAGACCGCACGTTCGCTCTTCGACCAGTACCGCCGCCTAGGCCAGACCTCCAGCCCGGAGGTCGTGCTGCCCGCTCTCATCGCCCAGACGCACTCGCTGCGTGAACTGTCCGCGCGCACGGGCCCGCGCAGCCGCGACGCCCTGCTGCGTCTCGCCTCCCGCTACGCCGAGTACGTGGGCTGGCTCGTACAGGAGACGGGCAACGACGCGGCAGCGCTGTGGTGGACGGACCGCGCCGTCGGCCTTGCCGCGGAGGGAGGGGACACGGATCTGGCGGCGTATGCGCTGGTGCGGCGCGGTCTCATCACTCTCTACCGGCAAGATGGCCGCCAGACGGTGTCGTTGGCCCAGCAGGCGCAGGGCTCGGCACTGCCGCCGCGGATACGTGGCCTCGCCTGGCAGCGTGAGGCTCAGGGCCACGCCCTCGCCGGGGATTACGACGCGTGCATGCGCTGCCTGGACCGCGCCCGCGAGCTGCTCCGCCACGAGGAGCCGCAGGCAGCGGCCCCCGTACTGGGGACCACGACGCTTGCGGACCCCGTATCCACGGTGACGGGGTGGTGCATGCACGACCTCGGCCGCCCGCACAAGGCAGCACGGATCCTCGAAGAGCAGATCAGCCGAATTCCGCCGCACGCGCTGCGGGCGCGAACGCGATACGGCGTTCGGCACGCCCTCGCGCAGGCGATGGCCGGGGAGATCGACCACGCCTGCGATCTGGCCCGGGAACTGCTCGGAGCGGCGAGTGCCGTTCAGTCGGCGACGATTCACAGCGATCTCACCCGCCTGTGCCGGATCCTTGCCCGTCATCCCAACAGCCCCGCTGTGCGGGCCATTTCACCAGCGATCAACACGACCCTCTATGCCGGCGACTGGCGAACGTCCTTATGAAGGGAGACGACATGCCCGAGGTCTTCATCAACTACCGCACCAACGACGGAGATCAGGCAGCCGCAACGATCGCGCTGGAACTCAACCAGCGATTCGGCGACGGCACCGCATTCCGCGCCAGCGAGTCCATCAAGCCCAGCCAGTCCTATCCCGACTCCCTGCTGGCCGGATTACACGCGTGCGGCGCCCTGCTGGCACTCATCGGGCCCGGCTGGCTGGAAGCACCGGACAGGCAGCATCCCGGCCGAA from Streptomyces marispadix includes:
- a CDS encoding primosomal protein N' — its product is MSSDDGQREISGEAPEQLALLRETVRKRKPPKAKPRTWRGAALAGELPVARVLVDKGLVHLDRYFDYAVPAAMDEEAQPGVRVRVRFGAGEKEGRREGGRLINGFIVERVAQSDYPGALAPIAQVLSPERVLTPELIRLCRAVADRYAGSLADVVQLAVPPRMARAEKRPSPEPRPAPGPPEPGTWERYPEGPGYLDALAGGATPRAVWTALPGPHWPEESARALAAALASGRGALAVLPDGRAAQRVDAALTSLLGEGHHVLLTAESGPEERYARWLAVKRGSVRAVVGTRAAMFAPVRDLGLAVLWDDGDAALSDDHAPQPHAREVLLQRAVTERAGFLLGGHGCTVEGAQLVDSGWARPLEAGRETLRRTAPRIRTVGELDEARDAAARTARLPSLAWSTARDALRHGPVLVQVPRRGYVPRLACEQCRAPARCPHCSGPLEALEEGGTLRCGWCARDVPGWHCGQCGGTRLRGRVFGARRTAEELGRAFPSVPVRTSGREQVLDSVPGTPAIVVSTPGAEPVAEGPGYAAALLLDGWALLGRPDLRAGEEALRRWLSAAALVRPAGGAELGGSAPEPEPGPEPEPEAEGGDGAAHGERSGDGSAPGEAEVPTDAGGTVLIVAEPTLRPVQALVRWDPAGFAVRELADRAELGFPPVARMAAVSGSEEAVAGLLAQARLPDDAEVLGPVPLPVMEPGRPRRTGDPPVGEQWVRALVRVPQGSGAALASALKTAHVARLTRREAPVQIRVDPPDIG
- a CDS encoding helix-turn-helix domain-containing protein encodes the protein MPEQQLPFGPALRRMRLEAGLSLGQLSQHVHYSKAQLSKVERGLKTPSAELARLCDARLRAGGELLSLLPEQPPAKLPAADEERGKEEVWLMHLSADGPSWFQPMGRRQVMAAGAAGAAAAVGLGTSAAAAGPATETGGATLLETARSLFDQYRRLGQTSSPEVVLPALIAQTHSLRELSARTGPRSRDALLRLASRYAEYVGWLVQETGNDAAALWWTDRAVGLAAEGGDTDLAAYALVRRGLITLYRQDGRQTVSLAQQAQGSALPPRIRGLAWQREAQGHALAGDYDACMRCLDRARELLRHEEPQAAAPVLGTTTLADPVSTVTGWCMHDLGRPHKAARILEEQISRIPPHALRARTRYGVRHALAQAMAGEIDHACDLARELLGAASAVQSATIHSDLTRLCRILARHPNSPAVRAISPAINTTLYAGDWRTSL